The Denticeps clupeoides chromosome 5, fDenClu1.1, whole genome shotgun sequence genome includes a region encoding these proteins:
- the r3hdm1 gene encoding R3H domain-containing protein 1 isoform X3: MRMSDTVAANERPDTMKVLEAVETESAPADAPPKPDSPPHNKEGPEREESCSEDRNDAQQNSQTSGQPMRRSKSNAKLKLVRSLAVCEESSPPPIAELPREHQDKIHIQFSQSFEKEELPVKDVDKKEKSTVDKVEKSDKMPRKMLSRDSSQEYTDSTGIDLHEFLVNMLKNNPRDRMMLLKLEQDILDFISNNESPERKFPPMTSYHRMLLHRVAAYFGLDHNVDQTGKSVIINKTSNTRIPDQKFSEHIKDDRTDDFQKRYILKRDNSSLDRDDGMLRMRLKDDRRSKSIEEREEEYQRARDRIFAQDGQDHFQLDKRIQEDETCISTQQRRQIFRLRDGRSANSRQSSSENEPKYCEPRPWSSTDSDSSNRNLKPAMTKASSFSGISVLIRGDSSSSSKGTGRLSKTGSESSSSVGSSTGSLPRSQPLPPLPAATLATAGQASAASYPAATSSSSVAYESVGSGVPPASTANTSYYLLPVEAAGIPPGSILVNPHTGQPFVNPDGSAVVYNPTMTSQQGRAQQSLPLPPPPPPPPPPAPHQSANHILTQPVRPLQPPAQPVQYSTISYQHQLLPVPPNQQYTVQDSLGSQFSHMSLVRQTSGEATDPHTAMYPSPVVLQSPQQTGYMVGPPGQPVPPPPPYPPTAAPPVSQPIMQQSGYMQQPVQQVQQMSPCYCAPGQYPHSSQQLYRPVHYSSLQNQPVPQPPQQTGYPTVMPNQAPGYPSIVGVQQPQNQPLVSSQQSNMGNQMQGMMVQYPPMPSYQVLQVSAVPQESQNMPQQTYQQPVLLSNQSNPGPMATSGMQVYYSVIPPNQHTTMSSAVGFLAPPGSEQMQFPRPTSPCGSQPIQAQQCTGVHPPPGGGVVMMQLTVPPSHQPRAHSPQQWKHNKYYSLDHQRSHKTSDLPPLDTSQSSPQLGSPSSSPAQSPTPAHLANMKNIRPGLAPLPIMPQFSRPFVPGQGDARYPLLGQPLQYNPSLRPPLLHGSHMVPNHHQGHMGIRHGGRGRKPTRKALSTDLSVGEPVSGRVLEVTDLPEGITRSEVDSVLAELCKVGAVIKWLPEGQSQQQPPRLQDSGEGRDLNIEHAKPPSTNDPASAYTILAMFPSKYAAQSALLKHNGPLAAFRLRTSKRHYDFHSLERASSQ, translated from the exons ATGAGGATGTCTGATACTGTCGCTGCAAATGAACGCCCTGACACCATGAAAGTTCTAGAGGCGGTGGAGACCGAGTCGGCTCCCGCAGACGCGCCGCCAAAGCCCGACAGCCCGCCACACAACAAAGAAGGACCTGAGAGAGAGGAAAGCTGCTCTGAGGACAGGAACGATGCTCAG CAGAATTCACAAACATCTGGACAGCCTATGCGAAGATCAAAG TCTAACGCAAAGTTAAAGTTAGTTCGGAGCCTGGCCGTTTGCGAAGAGTCCTCTCCTCCCCCTATAGCCGAACTGCCTCGAGAACATCAG GataaaatacacatacagtTCTCACAGTCATTTGAGAAAGAAGAGCTGCCTGTAAAAGATGTGGACAAGAAAGAGAAGAGCACCGTGGACAAGGTGGAGAAGTCTGACAAAATGCCAAGGAAGATGCTGTCTAGAG ATTCCAGTCAGGAATACACGGATTCAACTGGCATCGATCTCCACGAGTTCTTAGTAAATATGTTAAAGAACAACCCTCG GGATAGAATGATGCTTCTGAAACTGGAACAGGACATTCTGGATTTCATAAGCAATAATGA AAGCCCAGAAAGAAAGTTTCCTCCTATGACCTCATATCACAGGATGCTGTTGCACAGAGTGGCTGCATATTTTGGCCTGGATCACAATGTTGATCAGACTGGAAAGTCGGTCATCATCAACAAAACTAGCAATACAAGAAT ACCGGATCAGAAGTTTTCAGAACATATCAAAGACGACAGAACAGATGATTTCCAGAAGCGGTACATCCTGAAGAGGGATAACTCCAGTCTGGACCGTGATGATGGCATG TTGCGAATGCGACTTAAGGATGATCGCAGAAGCAAATCTAttgaggagagagaagaagagtACCAAAGAGCTCGCGACAGGATATTTGCACAAGAT GGCCAAGATCATTTTCAGCTCGATAAAAG GATTCAGGAAGATGAGACATGCATCAGTACCCAGCAGAGGAGGCAGATATTTAG GCTAAGAGATGGGCGGTCTGCGAACAGTCGACAGAGCAGCTCTGAAAACGAGCCCAAGTACTGTGAGCCACGGCCATGGAGCAGCACGGACTCAGACAGCTCCAATCGCAACCTCAAGCCGGCAATGACGAAGGCCAGCAGCTTCAGCGGCATCTCGGTTCTCATCAGGGGAgacagctccagcagcagcaaggGCACGGGCCGCCTGTCCAAAACAG GTTCGGAGTCTTCTAGTAGTGTAGGGTCTTCGACGGGCTCGCTCCCCCGTTCCCAGCCGCTGCCACCCCTTCCCGCGGCGACTCTAGCCACGGCTGGGCAGGCTTCCGCGGCTTCCTACCCCGCCGCCACCTCTAGTAGTTCTGTGGCTTACGAGTCGGTCGGGAGCGGCGTTCCCCCGGCGTCCACTGCTAACACTAGCTACTATTTGCTTCCGGTGGAAGCCGCAGGGATTCCGCCTGGCAGTATACTGGTCAACCCACATACAG GCCAGCCCTTTGTGAATCCGGATGGCAGCGCTGTGGTCTACAACCCCACCATGACCTCACAACAAGGAAGGGCCCAACAGTCTCTGCCCCTCCCACCGCCTCCTCCACCGCCACCACCTCCAGCTCCGCACcagtcagccaatcacatcctCACCCAG CCAGTCCGGCCTCTCCAGCCCCCTGCTCAACCTGTCCAGTACTCAACGATCTCTTACCAGCATCAACTCCTGCCTGTCCCCCCTAACCAACAATACACTGTG CAGGACAGCCTTGGTTCCCAGTTCAGCCACATGAGTTTGGTGCGGCAGACCTCTGGCGAGGCCACGGACCCCCACACTGCCATGTACCCGTCCCCCGTGGTGCTCCAGTCCCCCCAGCAAACGGGCTACATGGTGGGCCCCCCTGGCCAGCCTGttcctcccccacccccctaCCCACCAACTGCCGCGCCCCCTGTGAGCCAGCCAATCATGCAGCAGTCGGGCTACATGCAGCAGCCTGTGCAGCAGGTGCAGCAG ATGTCTCCTTGTTACTGTGCTCCGGGGCAGTACCCACACTCCAGCCAACAGCTCTACAGACCCGTGCACTACAGCAGCCTGCAAAACCAGCCTGTGCCCCAGCCCCCCCAGCAAACAG GTTACCCAACTGTGATGCCAAATCAGGCTCCCGGCTACCCGAGTATAGTGGGAGTGCAGCAGCCTCAGAAccaacccttagtgagcagccagcAGAGCAATATGGGCAATCAAATGCAAGGCATGATGGTCCAGTACCCTCCAATGCCATCTTatcag GTCCTGCAGGTATCAGCAGTGCCCCAGGAATCCCAGAACATGCCCCAACAGACATACCAGCAGCCAGTGCTCCTGTCCAACCAGTCCAACCCAGGACCCATGGCCACATCTGGCATGCAGGTTTACTACAGTGTGATCCCTCCCAACCAGCACACTACCATGAG CTCGGCCGTGGGCTTCCTGGCCCCTCCGGGCTCTGAGCAGATGCAGTTCCCCCGACCCACCTCCCCCTGTGGATCTCAGCCAATCCAAGCCCAGCAGTGCACCG GTGTGCACCCTCCTCCTGGTGGAGGGGTGGTGATGATGCAGCTCACCGTGCCCCCCAGCCACCAACCGCGAGCCCACTCACCACAACAGTGGAAACACAACAAATACTACAGCCTGGACCACCAGCGCAGCCACAAGACCTCCGATCTGCCCCCACTGGACACCTCACAG AGCAGCCCTCAGCTGGGCAGCCCTTCCAGCTCCCCCGCGCAGTCCCCCACCCCCGCCCACCTGGCCAACATGAAGAACATCCGTCCTGGTCTGGCCCCCCTTCCCATCATGCCCCAGTTCTCTAGACCCTTCGTCCCCGGCCAAG GTGATGCTCGGTACCCGCTGCTGGGGCAGCCACTTCAGTACAACCCCTCCCTCCGCCCACCCCTGCTTCACGGCTCCCACATGGTCCCCAACCACCACCAG GGTCACATGGGAATTCGGCACGGCGGCAGAGGAAGGAAGCCGACGAGGAAAGCGCTGTCCACTGATCTCAGTGTAGGTGAACCAG TGAGCGGTCGAGTCCTGGAGGTGACGGACCTGCCTGAGGGCATCACCCGCTCAGAGGTGGACTCTGTCCTGGCTGAACTGTGCAAAGTGGGCGCCGTGATAAAATGGCTCCCGGAGGGGCAGTCACAGCAGCAACCCCCACGCCTGCAGGACAGTGGGGAGGGAAGGGACCTGAACATTGAGCACGCCAAACCCCCCAGCACCAACGACCCGGCCTCCGCCTACACCATCCTCGCCATGTTCCCTTCCAAATACGCTGCTCAGAGTGCCCTTCTCAAACACAACGGGCCCCTCGCCGCCTTCAGGCTGCGAACTAGCAAGAGACACTACGACTTCCACAGCCTGGAGAGGGCGAGCTCCCAGTGA
- the r3hdm1 gene encoding R3H domain-containing protein 1 isoform X1 — MRMSDTVAANERPDTMKVLEAVETESAPADAPPKPDSPPHNKEGPEREESCSEDRNDAQQNSQTSGQPMRRSKSNAKLKLVRSLAVCEESSPPPIAELPREHQDKIHIQFSQSFEKEELPVKDVDKKEKSTVDKVEKSDKMPRKMLSRDSSQEYTDSTGIDLHEFLVNMLKNNPRDRMMLLKLEQDILDFISNNESPERKFPPMTSYHRMLLHRVAAYFGLDHNVDQTGKSVIINKTSNTRIPDQKFSEHIKDDRTDDFQKRYILKRDNSSLDRDDGMLRMRLKDDRRSKSIEEREEEYQRARDRIFAQDGQDHFQLDKRIQEDETCISTQQRRQIFRLRDGRSANSRQSSSENEPKYCEPRPWSSTDSDSSNRNLKPAMTKASSFSGISVLIRGDSSSSSKGTGRLSKTGSESSSSVGSSTGSLPRSQPLPPLPAATLATAGQASAASYPAATSSSSVAYESVGSGVPPASTANTSYYLLPVEAAGIPPGSILVNPHTGQPFVNPDGSAVVYNPTMTSQQGRAQQSLPLPPPPPPPPPPAPHQSANHILTQPVRPLQPPAQPVQYSTISYQHQLLPVPPNQQYTVQQDSLGSQFSHMSLVRQTSGEATDPHTAMYPSPVVLQSPQQTGYMVGPPGQPVPPPPPYPPTAAPPVSQPIMQQSGYMQQPVQQVQQMSPCYCAPGQYPHSSQQLYRPVHYSSLQNQPVPQPPQQTGYPTVMPNQAPGYPSIVGVQQPQNQPLVSSQQSNMGNQMQGMMVQYPPMPSYQVLQVSAVPQESQNMPQQTYQQPVLLSNQSNPGPMATSGMQVYYSVIPPNQHTTMSSAVGFLAPPGSEQMQFPRPTSPCGSQPIQAQQCTGVHPPPGGGVVMMQLTVPPSHQPRAHSPQQWKHNKYYSLDHQRSHKTSDLPPLDTSQSSPQLGSPSSSPAQSPTPAHLANMKNIRPGLAPLPIMPQFSRPFVPGQGDARYPLLGQPLQYNPSLRPPLLHGSHMVPNHHQGHMGIRHGGRGRKPTRKALSTDLSVGEPVSGRVLEVTDLPEGITRSEVDSVLAELCKVGAVIKWLPEGQSQQQPPRLQDSGEGRDLNIEHAKPPSTNDPASAYTILAMFPSKYAAQSALLKHNGPLAAFRLRTSKRHYDFHSLERASSQ, encoded by the exons ATGAGGATGTCTGATACTGTCGCTGCAAATGAACGCCCTGACACCATGAAAGTTCTAGAGGCGGTGGAGACCGAGTCGGCTCCCGCAGACGCGCCGCCAAAGCCCGACAGCCCGCCACACAACAAAGAAGGACCTGAGAGAGAGGAAAGCTGCTCTGAGGACAGGAACGATGCTCAG CAGAATTCACAAACATCTGGACAGCCTATGCGAAGATCAAAG TCTAACGCAAAGTTAAAGTTAGTTCGGAGCCTGGCCGTTTGCGAAGAGTCCTCTCCTCCCCCTATAGCCGAACTGCCTCGAGAACATCAG GataaaatacacatacagtTCTCACAGTCATTTGAGAAAGAAGAGCTGCCTGTAAAAGATGTGGACAAGAAAGAGAAGAGCACCGTGGACAAGGTGGAGAAGTCTGACAAAATGCCAAGGAAGATGCTGTCTAGAG ATTCCAGTCAGGAATACACGGATTCAACTGGCATCGATCTCCACGAGTTCTTAGTAAATATGTTAAAGAACAACCCTCG GGATAGAATGATGCTTCTGAAACTGGAACAGGACATTCTGGATTTCATAAGCAATAATGA AAGCCCAGAAAGAAAGTTTCCTCCTATGACCTCATATCACAGGATGCTGTTGCACAGAGTGGCTGCATATTTTGGCCTGGATCACAATGTTGATCAGACTGGAAAGTCGGTCATCATCAACAAAACTAGCAATACAAGAAT ACCGGATCAGAAGTTTTCAGAACATATCAAAGACGACAGAACAGATGATTTCCAGAAGCGGTACATCCTGAAGAGGGATAACTCCAGTCTGGACCGTGATGATGGCATG TTGCGAATGCGACTTAAGGATGATCGCAGAAGCAAATCTAttgaggagagagaagaagagtACCAAAGAGCTCGCGACAGGATATTTGCACAAGAT GGCCAAGATCATTTTCAGCTCGATAAAAG GATTCAGGAAGATGAGACATGCATCAGTACCCAGCAGAGGAGGCAGATATTTAG GCTAAGAGATGGGCGGTCTGCGAACAGTCGACAGAGCAGCTCTGAAAACGAGCCCAAGTACTGTGAGCCACGGCCATGGAGCAGCACGGACTCAGACAGCTCCAATCGCAACCTCAAGCCGGCAATGACGAAGGCCAGCAGCTTCAGCGGCATCTCGGTTCTCATCAGGGGAgacagctccagcagcagcaaggGCACGGGCCGCCTGTCCAAAACAG GTTCGGAGTCTTCTAGTAGTGTAGGGTCTTCGACGGGCTCGCTCCCCCGTTCCCAGCCGCTGCCACCCCTTCCCGCGGCGACTCTAGCCACGGCTGGGCAGGCTTCCGCGGCTTCCTACCCCGCCGCCACCTCTAGTAGTTCTGTGGCTTACGAGTCGGTCGGGAGCGGCGTTCCCCCGGCGTCCACTGCTAACACTAGCTACTATTTGCTTCCGGTGGAAGCCGCAGGGATTCCGCCTGGCAGTATACTGGTCAACCCACATACAG GCCAGCCCTTTGTGAATCCGGATGGCAGCGCTGTGGTCTACAACCCCACCATGACCTCACAACAAGGAAGGGCCCAACAGTCTCTGCCCCTCCCACCGCCTCCTCCACCGCCACCACCTCCAGCTCCGCACcagtcagccaatcacatcctCACCCAG CCAGTCCGGCCTCTCCAGCCCCCTGCTCAACCTGTCCAGTACTCAACGATCTCTTACCAGCATCAACTCCTGCCTGTCCCCCCTAACCAACAATACACTGTG CAGCAGGACAGCCTTGGTTCCCAGTTCAGCCACATGAGTTTGGTGCGGCAGACCTCTGGCGAGGCCACGGACCCCCACACTGCCATGTACCCGTCCCCCGTGGTGCTCCAGTCCCCCCAGCAAACGGGCTACATGGTGGGCCCCCCTGGCCAGCCTGttcctcccccacccccctaCCCACCAACTGCCGCGCCCCCTGTGAGCCAGCCAATCATGCAGCAGTCGGGCTACATGCAGCAGCCTGTGCAGCAGGTGCAGCAG ATGTCTCCTTGTTACTGTGCTCCGGGGCAGTACCCACACTCCAGCCAACAGCTCTACAGACCCGTGCACTACAGCAGCCTGCAAAACCAGCCTGTGCCCCAGCCCCCCCAGCAAACAG GTTACCCAACTGTGATGCCAAATCAGGCTCCCGGCTACCCGAGTATAGTGGGAGTGCAGCAGCCTCAGAAccaacccttagtgagcagccagcAGAGCAATATGGGCAATCAAATGCAAGGCATGATGGTCCAGTACCCTCCAATGCCATCTTatcag GTCCTGCAGGTATCAGCAGTGCCCCAGGAATCCCAGAACATGCCCCAACAGACATACCAGCAGCCAGTGCTCCTGTCCAACCAGTCCAACCCAGGACCCATGGCCACATCTGGCATGCAGGTTTACTACAGTGTGATCCCTCCCAACCAGCACACTACCATGAG CTCGGCCGTGGGCTTCCTGGCCCCTCCGGGCTCTGAGCAGATGCAGTTCCCCCGACCCACCTCCCCCTGTGGATCTCAGCCAATCCAAGCCCAGCAGTGCACCG GTGTGCACCCTCCTCCTGGTGGAGGGGTGGTGATGATGCAGCTCACCGTGCCCCCCAGCCACCAACCGCGAGCCCACTCACCACAACAGTGGAAACACAACAAATACTACAGCCTGGACCACCAGCGCAGCCACAAGACCTCCGATCTGCCCCCACTGGACACCTCACAG AGCAGCCCTCAGCTGGGCAGCCCTTCCAGCTCCCCCGCGCAGTCCCCCACCCCCGCCCACCTGGCCAACATGAAGAACATCCGTCCTGGTCTGGCCCCCCTTCCCATCATGCCCCAGTTCTCTAGACCCTTCGTCCCCGGCCAAG GTGATGCTCGGTACCCGCTGCTGGGGCAGCCACTTCAGTACAACCCCTCCCTCCGCCCACCCCTGCTTCACGGCTCCCACATGGTCCCCAACCACCACCAG GGTCACATGGGAATTCGGCACGGCGGCAGAGGAAGGAAGCCGACGAGGAAAGCGCTGTCCACTGATCTCAGTGTAGGTGAACCAG TGAGCGGTCGAGTCCTGGAGGTGACGGACCTGCCTGAGGGCATCACCCGCTCAGAGGTGGACTCTGTCCTGGCTGAACTGTGCAAAGTGGGCGCCGTGATAAAATGGCTCCCGGAGGGGCAGTCACAGCAGCAACCCCCACGCCTGCAGGACAGTGGGGAGGGAAGGGACCTGAACATTGAGCACGCCAAACCCCCCAGCACCAACGACCCGGCCTCCGCCTACACCATCCTCGCCATGTTCCCTTCCAAATACGCTGCTCAGAGTGCCCTTCTCAAACACAACGGGCCCCTCGCCGCCTTCAGGCTGCGAACTAGCAAGAGACACTACGACTTCCACAGCCTGGAGAGGGCGAGCTCCCAGTGA
- the r3hdm1 gene encoding R3H domain-containing protein 1 isoform X5 yields MRMSDTVAANERPDTMKVLEAVETESAPADAPPKPDSPPHNKEGPEREESCSEDRNDAQQNSQTSGQPMRRSKSNAKLKLVRSLAVCEESSPPPIAELPREHQDKIHIQFSQSFEKEELPVKDVDKKEKSTVDKVEKSDKMPRKMLSRDSSQEYTDSTGIDLHEFLVNMLKNNPRDRMMLLKLEQDILDFISNNESPERKFPPMTSYHRMLLHRVAAYFGLDHNVDQTGKSVIINKTSNTRIPDQKFSEHIKDDRTDDFQKRYILKRDNSSLDRDDGMLRMRLKDDRRSKSIEEREEEYQRARDRIFAQDGQDHFQLDKRIQEDETCISTQQRRQIFRLRDGRSANSRQSSSENEPKYCEPRPWSSTDSDSSNRNLKPAMTKASSFSGISVLIRGDSSSSSKGTGRLSKTGSESSSSVGSSTGSLPRSQPLPPLPAATLATAGQASAASYPAATSSSSVAYESVGSGVPPASTANTSYYLLPVEAAGIPPGSILVNPHTGQPFVNPDGSAVVYNPTMTSQQGRAQQSLPLPPPPPPPPPPAPHQSANHILTQQQDSLGSQFSHMSLVRQTSGEATDPHTAMYPSPVVLQSPQQTGYMVGPPGQPVPPPPPYPPTAAPPVSQPIMQQSGYMQQPVQQVQQMSPCYCAPGQYPHSSQQLYRPVHYSSLQNQPVPQPPQQTGYPTVMPNQAPGYPSIVGVQQPQNQPLVSSQQSNMGNQMQGMMVQYPPMPSYQVLQVSAVPQESQNMPQQTYQQPVLLSNQSNPGPMATSGMQVYYSVIPPNQHTTMSSAVGFLAPPGSEQMQFPRPTSPCGSQPIQAQQCTGVHPPPGGGVVMMQLTVPPSHQPRAHSPQQWKHNKYYSLDHQRSHKTSDLPPLDTSQSSPQLGSPSSSPAQSPTPAHLANMKNIRPGLAPLPIMPQFSRPFVPGQGDARYPLLGQPLQYNPSLRPPLLHGSHMVPNHHQGHMGIRHGGRGRKPTRKALSTDLSVGEPVSGRVLEVTDLPEGITRSEVDSVLAELCKVGAVIKWLPEGQSQQQPPRLQDSGEGRDLNIEHAKPPSTNDPASAYTILAMFPSKYAAQSALLKHNGPLAAFRLRTSKRHYDFHSLERASSQ; encoded by the exons ATGAGGATGTCTGATACTGTCGCTGCAAATGAACGCCCTGACACCATGAAAGTTCTAGAGGCGGTGGAGACCGAGTCGGCTCCCGCAGACGCGCCGCCAAAGCCCGACAGCCCGCCACACAACAAAGAAGGACCTGAGAGAGAGGAAAGCTGCTCTGAGGACAGGAACGATGCTCAG CAGAATTCACAAACATCTGGACAGCCTATGCGAAGATCAAAG TCTAACGCAAAGTTAAAGTTAGTTCGGAGCCTGGCCGTTTGCGAAGAGTCCTCTCCTCCCCCTATAGCCGAACTGCCTCGAGAACATCAG GataaaatacacatacagtTCTCACAGTCATTTGAGAAAGAAGAGCTGCCTGTAAAAGATGTGGACAAGAAAGAGAAGAGCACCGTGGACAAGGTGGAGAAGTCTGACAAAATGCCAAGGAAGATGCTGTCTAGAG ATTCCAGTCAGGAATACACGGATTCAACTGGCATCGATCTCCACGAGTTCTTAGTAAATATGTTAAAGAACAACCCTCG GGATAGAATGATGCTTCTGAAACTGGAACAGGACATTCTGGATTTCATAAGCAATAATGA AAGCCCAGAAAGAAAGTTTCCTCCTATGACCTCATATCACAGGATGCTGTTGCACAGAGTGGCTGCATATTTTGGCCTGGATCACAATGTTGATCAGACTGGAAAGTCGGTCATCATCAACAAAACTAGCAATACAAGAAT ACCGGATCAGAAGTTTTCAGAACATATCAAAGACGACAGAACAGATGATTTCCAGAAGCGGTACATCCTGAAGAGGGATAACTCCAGTCTGGACCGTGATGATGGCATG TTGCGAATGCGACTTAAGGATGATCGCAGAAGCAAATCTAttgaggagagagaagaagagtACCAAAGAGCTCGCGACAGGATATTTGCACAAGAT GGCCAAGATCATTTTCAGCTCGATAAAAG GATTCAGGAAGATGAGACATGCATCAGTACCCAGCAGAGGAGGCAGATATTTAG GCTAAGAGATGGGCGGTCTGCGAACAGTCGACAGAGCAGCTCTGAAAACGAGCCCAAGTACTGTGAGCCACGGCCATGGAGCAGCACGGACTCAGACAGCTCCAATCGCAACCTCAAGCCGGCAATGACGAAGGCCAGCAGCTTCAGCGGCATCTCGGTTCTCATCAGGGGAgacagctccagcagcagcaaggGCACGGGCCGCCTGTCCAAAACAG GTTCGGAGTCTTCTAGTAGTGTAGGGTCTTCGACGGGCTCGCTCCCCCGTTCCCAGCCGCTGCCACCCCTTCCCGCGGCGACTCTAGCCACGGCTGGGCAGGCTTCCGCGGCTTCCTACCCCGCCGCCACCTCTAGTAGTTCTGTGGCTTACGAGTCGGTCGGGAGCGGCGTTCCCCCGGCGTCCACTGCTAACACTAGCTACTATTTGCTTCCGGTGGAAGCCGCAGGGATTCCGCCTGGCAGTATACTGGTCAACCCACATACAG GCCAGCCCTTTGTGAATCCGGATGGCAGCGCTGTGGTCTACAACCCCACCATGACCTCACAACAAGGAAGGGCCCAACAGTCTCTGCCCCTCCCACCGCCTCCTCCACCGCCACCACCTCCAGCTCCGCACcagtcagccaatcacatcctCACCCAG CAGCAGGACAGCCTTGGTTCCCAGTTCAGCCACATGAGTTTGGTGCGGCAGACCTCTGGCGAGGCCACGGACCCCCACACTGCCATGTACCCGTCCCCCGTGGTGCTCCAGTCCCCCCAGCAAACGGGCTACATGGTGGGCCCCCCTGGCCAGCCTGttcctcccccacccccctaCCCACCAACTGCCGCGCCCCCTGTGAGCCAGCCAATCATGCAGCAGTCGGGCTACATGCAGCAGCCTGTGCAGCAGGTGCAGCAG ATGTCTCCTTGTTACTGTGCTCCGGGGCAGTACCCACACTCCAGCCAACAGCTCTACAGACCCGTGCACTACAGCAGCCTGCAAAACCAGCCTGTGCCCCAGCCCCCCCAGCAAACAG GTTACCCAACTGTGATGCCAAATCAGGCTCCCGGCTACCCGAGTATAGTGGGAGTGCAGCAGCCTCAGAAccaacccttagtgagcagccagcAGAGCAATATGGGCAATCAAATGCAAGGCATGATGGTCCAGTACCCTCCAATGCCATCTTatcag GTCCTGCAGGTATCAGCAGTGCCCCAGGAATCCCAGAACATGCCCCAACAGACATACCAGCAGCCAGTGCTCCTGTCCAACCAGTCCAACCCAGGACCCATGGCCACATCTGGCATGCAGGTTTACTACAGTGTGATCCCTCCCAACCAGCACACTACCATGAG CTCGGCCGTGGGCTTCCTGGCCCCTCCGGGCTCTGAGCAGATGCAGTTCCCCCGACCCACCTCCCCCTGTGGATCTCAGCCAATCCAAGCCCAGCAGTGCACCG GTGTGCACCCTCCTCCTGGTGGAGGGGTGGTGATGATGCAGCTCACCGTGCCCCCCAGCCACCAACCGCGAGCCCACTCACCACAACAGTGGAAACACAACAAATACTACAGCCTGGACCACCAGCGCAGCCACAAGACCTCCGATCTGCCCCCACTGGACACCTCACAG AGCAGCCCTCAGCTGGGCAGCCCTTCCAGCTCCCCCGCGCAGTCCCCCACCCCCGCCCACCTGGCCAACATGAAGAACATCCGTCCTGGTCTGGCCCCCCTTCCCATCATGCCCCAGTTCTCTAGACCCTTCGTCCCCGGCCAAG GTGATGCTCGGTACCCGCTGCTGGGGCAGCCACTTCAGTACAACCCCTCCCTCCGCCCACCCCTGCTTCACGGCTCCCACATGGTCCCCAACCACCACCAG GGTCACATGGGAATTCGGCACGGCGGCAGAGGAAGGAAGCCGACGAGGAAAGCGCTGTCCACTGATCTCAGTGTAGGTGAACCAG TGAGCGGTCGAGTCCTGGAGGTGACGGACCTGCCTGAGGGCATCACCCGCTCAGAGGTGGACTCTGTCCTGGCTGAACTGTGCAAAGTGGGCGCCGTGATAAAATGGCTCCCGGAGGGGCAGTCACAGCAGCAACCCCCACGCCTGCAGGACAGTGGGGAGGGAAGGGACCTGAACATTGAGCACGCCAAACCCCCCAGCACCAACGACCCGGCCTCCGCCTACACCATCCTCGCCATGTTCCCTTCCAAATACGCTGCTCAGAGTGCCCTTCTCAAACACAACGGGCCCCTCGCCGCCTTCAGGCTGCGAACTAGCAAGAGACACTACGACTTCCACAGCCTGGAGAGGGCGAGCTCCCAGTGA